The Fluviispira sanaruensis sequence TGGATGAGTCTTTTGACCGCGTAAAGATACGACGTGAAGGCGTATAAGTAGAAATCCCTTCAGAATCCGAACTATCATTCGAATTTGCAGAAGTGTTGTTGTTCTCGCTGAAAAGATTGTTTTCATCGGGCGTTCTACGAATGTATCTTCTTGTTGTCGTTGTATTTGTTGTACGTTTACGGGATGAAGGTGACTCATTATCGAAGTCATCATTATTTTTGTCATCTGCCATGCTGAATGATTCCAAAAGAAAAAAAGTTGAAGGGAAAAATAAGAAGGGATTTTGGCTGGTTGCGCCATTTTAACGGACGGCTATGAAAGCACATATTTTTATAACAACCAACACTGCAAATGTCAAATCTTATTTTTTGTTCCACTCATCCTGAGTTTTAGAAAAAACTTCGGTGATTGTTTTTAAAGCGAAATCTAAACTTGACTCCTGAATAATTAACGGAGGAGCAAAGCGAATGGTAACGTCGTGTGTTTCTTTTGCCAGTATACCTCTTTCTTGTAAAAGTTCACTGTAAAAACGTCCATGTCCAGCATCTTTTTGAATTTCGATGGCATTAAGCAGACCTTTTCCACGCACTTCTTTCACAACATGAGATGGTAGGGAGGACAGAGTTTTTCTAAATTTTTCACCAAGTTTATATGCTCTTTGAGAGAGATCTTCTTCAACAATTATATCCATAGCTGTTTGTGAAAGAGCGCATGCAAGAGAGTTCCCACCAAAAGTTGAGCCATGATCGCCTGGTTTCAACACACCAATGACATCTTTGGAACCAACGACCGCTGAAATAGGATAAAATGCTCCGCCGAGTGCCTTTCCAAGAATAAGCATATCAGGATGGCAATCCTCGTATTGATGGGCGAAAAGCTTGCCCGTTCTCCCCATACCTGTTTGAATTTCATCTGCAATACATAAAATATTATTCTTTTTACATATAGAGCTAATTTTAGATAAGTATCCCTCTGGTGGAATGATAATGCCAGCCTCGCCTTGAATCGGCTCAAACAGAAAACCGACTGTATTTGGTGTGATTGCTTTTTCTAGGGCTTCGGCATCGCCGAAAGGGACTGCGCGAAAGCCACCACAAAAAGGGCCAAACTCTTGTTTGTACTGCAATTCACTTGAAAAGCTGACGATTGTTGATGTGCGACCGTGAAAGTTATGATCGCAGACGATGATTTCAGCGCTGTTTAACGGGATTTTCTTAACGACATAACCCCATTTACGCGCTATTTTAATAGCTGTTTCAACAGCTTCTGCTCCAGTGTTCATAGGCAATGCCATATCCATAGAGCACATTTCTGTGATCTGTTTGAGCCAAGGCCCCATTTGGTCGTTGTGAAAAGCACGGGAAGTCAAAGTGATTTTTTGCGATTGATCCATAAGAGTTTTTTGTAAACGTGGATGACAGTGCCCCTGATTGACAGCACTGTAAGCACTCAACATGTCCAAATATTTTTTCCCATCGATATCCCATACCCATTCACCAAAGCCTTTTGTCAGAACAACTTCTAGTGGATGATAATTGTGCGCACCATATTTATTTGCCAAATCTATATATTTTTTTGCTGACTCTGAACTCTTTGGGTTTGTCATAAGGTCACCTTTGTTCTATGTGATGCTGTGGATAAAAAAGAGAAACAAAAACATTGGATCTTTTTTATATCTTTGTTTCTCGCTTATCGCCAAAAAATTGAGGAATAAAAAATGAGCGCATTTCCCCACAACAATAAGCTACTAAAAAAACAAGAATTCTGTTGGATACACATAACTGACCTAAGAGTTTTTCTTTACTTAGGAGCCAACCAATATGAAGAGAAAATTGGGCAAAATTTGCGACTTGATGTCTCTCTCAAAATTCAACTCAACGATACCAATGATAAGCTTGAAAATACGGTCGATTATAGCTATGTGTGCGAATATATCACAGAAAAGATAAAAGAACTAAATAAAATTAAACTACTTGAGTTTCTTGCAGAACAGCTGCTCAATTCCATCGGCAGTAAATTTCCAAAAATTGCAGCGGCTCGAATTGCCATT is a genomic window containing:
- the rocD gene encoding ornithine--oxo-acid transaminase, with the protein product MTNPKSSESAKKYIDLANKYGAHNYHPLEVVLTKGFGEWVWDIDGKKYLDMLSAYSAVNQGHCHPRLQKTLMDQSQKITLTSRAFHNDQMGPWLKQITEMCSMDMALPMNTGAEAVETAIKIARKWGYVVKKIPLNSAEIIVCDHNFHGRTSTIVSFSSELQYKQEFGPFCGGFRAVPFGDAEALEKAITPNTVGFLFEPIQGEAGIIIPPEGYLSKISSICKKNNILCIADEIQTGMGRTGKLFAHQYEDCHPDMLILGKALGGAFYPISAVVGSKDVIGVLKPGDHGSTFGGNSLACALSQTAMDIIVEEDLSQRAYKLGEKFRKTLSSLPSHVVKEVRGKGLLNAIEIQKDAGHGRFYSELLQERGILAKETHDVTIRFAPPLIIQESSLDFALKTITEVFSKTQDEWNKK
- a CDS encoding dihydroneopterin aldolase, which codes for MSAFPHNNKLLKKQEFCWIHITDLRVFLYLGANQYEEKIGQNLRLDVSLKIQLNDTNDKLENTVDYSYVCEYITEKIKELNKIKLLEFLAEQLLNSIGSKFPKIAAARIAIEKGYVPLHNFTGKIKIEAEKEFY